From one Candidatus Methylomirabilis lanthanidiphila genomic stretch:
- a CDS encoding Beta-monoglucosyldiacylglycerol synthase: MAIVVAKITLWCCATLFLYAYVGYPVLVKILALICRREEGVKQDVPVSVTVIVAAHNEGDAIADRLNNIAALDVPIRATVEVIVASDGSTDSTNEIVAAWSDPKVRLLTLPRGGRAMAHNRAAEIARGDILVFTDARTSFRADFLSAILGHFSDPRVGCAVGRLVYATDRHTVAEDTGRYWTYETRLREWESAAGLLTAGSGCCMAVRKQLFRTLQPDEDVDDAVPLDLLLGLHRIVFVRDAVVFDVAPSTLRDEILARARMTVLCLTALLRRGALLNPFRFPKAAVALLSHRILRYLTPVLACGAFLSSTILAMEPLYRSAFVIQVLFYLFAFVGLVIGKAGSAIAVFRVPMSFCAWNAGFAAGLLKVVRRQRITVYEPI; encoded by the coding sequence ATGGCGATAGTCGTTGCAAAGATTACGCTCTGGTGCTGTGCAACGCTTTTTCTTTATGCGTATGTGGGTTACCCTGTTCTGGTCAAAATCCTCGCTCTGATTTGTCGGAGGGAAGAAGGCGTCAAACAGGATGTGCCGGTGAGTGTGACGGTGATCGTGGCCGCGCACAATGAAGGCGATGCTATTGCCGATCGTCTGAACAACATCGCAGCACTGGATGTTCCGATCAGGGCGACGGTTGAGGTCATTGTGGCCTCCGATGGGTCGACCGATAGCACCAACGAGATCGTGGCTGCGTGGTCTGATCCAAAGGTGAGGCTGCTAACCTTACCGCGTGGCGGCAGGGCGATGGCCCACAATCGCGCAGCCGAGATCGCGAGGGGCGATATTCTGGTATTTACCGATGCGCGCACCTCTTTCCGGGCCGATTTTCTTTCCGCTATTCTCGGTCATTTTTCCGACCCTCGGGTGGGGTGCGCGGTGGGGCGACTCGTGTATGCGACGGACCGCCATACGGTGGCCGAGGATACGGGTCGGTATTGGACGTACGAAACCAGATTGCGGGAGTGGGAGAGTGCTGCAGGGCTTCTTACTGCCGGAAGCGGCTGCTGTATGGCCGTACGCAAACAACTGTTCAGGACACTGCAGCCTGATGAAGACGTTGATGATGCGGTACCGTTGGATCTGCTGCTGGGTCTACATCGGATCGTCTTCGTACGAGATGCCGTTGTCTTTGATGTGGCGCCGTCCACATTACGAGATGAAATCCTGGCAAGGGCCCGGATGACCGTACTCTGTTTAACCGCTCTCTTGCGGCGAGGTGCGCTCCTTAACCCGTTCCGTTTTCCAAAGGCGGCTGTGGCGCTCCTCTCCCATCGCATCTTGCGGTACCTGACGCCCGTCCTGGCGTGTGGCGCTTTCCTGTCAAGCACCATCTTGGCGATGGAGCCGTTGTACCGTAGCGCTTTCGTAATCCAGGTGCTGTTCTACCTGTTCGCCTTCGTTGGTCTGGTGATCGGAAAAGCGGGCTCTGCGATAGCGGTGTTCCGAGTGCCCATGAGCTTTTGTGCATGGAACGCCGGCTTTGCCGCCGGGTTGCTCAAGGTTGTGCGACGTCAGCGAATTACGGTATATGAACCGATCTGA
- a CDS encoding Glycosyl transferase, group 1, which translates to MKTVLLYDAPVSLRGDRFKMDRTYGVEVDALAEYFEQVVVCNPVATFDIPQARYEPRATNISLEILPYFSGVTSSFPVFPGCAHKIWRASRSWDLLYIRLPSPLGIIGYLSAVARKIPVVLYVVGDLEAQYEQGRYRGLSKVAARAAVKLFEGLTRWMVKHAVVITQGEALYRKYKRNGNRILNILWSPIPEEQIADRPDTCRGSCIQLLFVGTLLEKKGIFVLLEAVKLLRGQIDNFKVTFVGTGPGVDELTRRVQDAGLSEHVKLTGGIYDEVELIREYDAADLFVFPTYAEGFPRVIFEAMARGLPVIATPVGGIPDIVKDGRDALLVPPESPQEVAEAVLRAINDSDLRISLIRRGYEIAREYSLEATTRKHVEVGLSAFSPAWR; encoded by the coding sequence ATGAAGACCGTCCTGCTGTATGACGCTCCGGTTTCGCTTAGAGGCGACCGTTTCAAGATGGATCGGACCTATGGTGTGGAGGTCGATGCGCTGGCCGAATACTTTGAACAGGTTGTAGTGTGTAACCCGGTGGCGACATTCGATATACCGCAAGCACGATATGAGCCCCGCGCGACCAATATCTCTCTCGAGATATTACCGTATTTTAGCGGGGTAACCAGCTCGTTCCCTGTGTTTCCTGGATGTGCGCACAAGATCTGGCGTGCATCACGGTCCTGGGACCTTCTCTATATCAGGCTTCCGAGTCCCCTCGGGATCATCGGCTATCTCAGCGCTGTTGCGCGGAAGATTCCCGTTGTGCTGTACGTAGTAGGAGACCTGGAGGCACAATATGAGCAGGGCCGCTATCGAGGGCTCTCAAAGGTGGCGGCCCGGGCTGCCGTAAAGCTTTTCGAGGGTCTGACCCGTTGGATGGTGAAGCACGCTGTGGTGATTACTCAAGGCGAAGCCTTGTACAGGAAGTACAAGCGGAACGGCAACCGCATCCTCAATATCTTGTGGTCGCCTATTCCGGAGGAACAAATTGCAGATCGGCCGGATACTTGCCGGGGTTCCTGTATCCAGTTACTGTTCGTCGGTACGCTCCTGGAGAAAAAGGGAATCTTTGTGCTGCTGGAGGCCGTGAAGCTTCTGAGAGGGCAAATCGACAACTTCAAAGTGACGTTCGTCGGGACGGGACCCGGTGTCGATGAACTGACCCGACGGGTGCAGGATGCCGGCTTATCGGAACACGTGAAGCTGACGGGGGGGATTTACGACGAGGTAGAGCTCATACGGGAGTATGATGCCGCCGACTTGTTTGTCTTCCCAACCTATGCCGAGGGTTTTCCGAGGGTTATTTTTGAAGCGATGGCTCGCGGGCTCCCGGTCATTGCTACCCCGGTGGGCGGGATTCCGGATATTGTGAAGGACGGTCGGGATGCGCTACTTGTTCCCCCTGAATCGCCACAAGAAGTAGCTGAGGCCGTTTTGAGAGCCATTAATGACTCCGATCTTCGCATCAGTCTCATCCGGCGGGGATATGAAATTGCTCGAGAATACAGCCTTGAAGCAACTACAAGGAAGCACGTAGAGGTAGGTCTTTCGGCCTTCTCACCAGCATGGCGATAG
- a CDS encoding membrane protein, translated as MFDTATDVDVTGRSRGIPVSRWGAVGLIGGILGVGTVTYLFDSVGLIALGLFLLLCFTVLWALEPQRTGILWVLFVASLALLPFGTLRIAVGTLMIPLSALFSVLPIGIICLRSLVTRDVKIEDRDIAISVALLLFGNTLSLIVAKAPEVGAPLLAKWFFHSLLFAFLMSFRDRVWHVRTLLTLVLVTGGLSAYGLSGYIHGSSYDLNIYAGIGTRTATGQHLALVLPLAVGLGLVPALSTLARLSVWSSVGLSLVALLFTFNRAAWLGVLLGFFVLGASRRRTVALSLVGLCILVLGYVGPQEVVDRFWSIFSLEEDVRHRDITNALRLELQLRGLQEILEHPLLGVGLGNFALNVPGTVAYADKNPHDFYLTTWAEGGILAFVGLLGVLYFTIRRVVRSLRETTHPTGENLLRGGLGSLVSLCAQMFFLDDFNHILAWTILGVAVSSAHIWADHAAEVEHRGLQESQIAVRVRPHSHISEEHSIGAGGGGA; from the coding sequence ATGTTCGATACAGCAACTGACGTAGATGTCACGGGCAGATCGAGGGGGATACCCGTCTCTCGATGGGGTGCGGTTGGGCTCATCGGAGGCATCCTGGGGGTAGGGACTGTCACGTATCTGTTCGACTCAGTCGGCCTAATTGCCCTCGGGCTTTTTCTGTTGCTGTGTTTTACCGTATTGTGGGCGCTGGAACCACAGCGCACAGGCATACTGTGGGTCTTGTTTGTTGCGAGTTTGGCCCTTCTACCGTTCGGTACGCTTCGAATAGCGGTTGGGACGCTTATGATACCCCTTTCCGCATTGTTCAGTGTGCTACCGATTGGGATCATATGTCTACGGTCTCTGGTAACCCGTGATGTGAAGATAGAAGATCGTGACATTGCGATATCTGTGGCTCTGCTTCTTTTTGGTAATACGCTGTCATTAATAGTGGCGAAAGCGCCAGAGGTCGGCGCGCCGCTCCTCGCGAAATGGTTTTTTCACTCTCTGCTGTTTGCCTTTCTGATGTCCTTTCGAGACAGAGTGTGGCATGTCCGGACACTCCTTACACTTGTTCTCGTGACGGGAGGGCTTAGCGCCTACGGCCTGTCCGGCTATATACATGGTTCTTCTTATGATCTGAATATTTACGCCGGTATAGGGACAAGGACAGCGACGGGTCAACATCTTGCGCTCGTGTTGCCTCTGGCGGTGGGCCTTGGTCTGGTTCCTGCGCTCTCGACACTGGCTCGCCTTTCGGTGTGGTCGTCGGTTGGACTGTCCCTTGTCGCTCTGCTCTTCACCTTTAATCGAGCTGCATGGCTGGGGGTTCTGCTGGGTTTCTTTGTTCTTGGAGCCAGCAGGCGACGCACGGTTGCTCTCTCGCTAGTCGGGCTATGCATTCTCGTTTTGGGATACGTGGGGCCACAAGAGGTAGTGGATCGGTTTTGGAGCATTTTCTCGCTTGAGGAGGATGTCAGGCATCGTGATATCACCAACGCACTCCGGCTGGAATTACAACTGCGGGGGCTCCAGGAGATCCTGGAGCATCCCCTCTTGGGTGTGGGCCTCGGCAACTTTGCGTTAAATGTCCCCGGGACCGTCGCATATGCCGACAAGAATCCACACGACTTCTACCTGACGACTTGGGCCGAAGGGGGGATTCTGGCATTTGTCGGGCTGCTTGGCGTTCTCTACTTCACGATACGCCGTGTCGTGCGAAGCCTGCGAGAGACGACGCATCCCACAGGGGAGAACCTGCTGAGGGGTGGGCTGGGGTCACTCGTTTCATTGTGCGCTCAGATGTTTTTCTTGGACGACTTTAATCACATCCTGGCGTGGACCATTTTGGGTGTCGCCGTGAGTTCGGCACATATTTGGGCTGATCATGCTGCGGAGGTTGAGCATAGGGGCTTGCAGGAGTCGCAGATCGCTGTCCGAGTCCGGCCGCATTCTCATATCAGCGAAGAGCACTCGATTGGGGCCGGTGGGGGTGGTGCATGA
- a CDS encoding UDP-phosphate glucose phosphotransferase, with protein MLKRAIDLVLSLVALALLLPIFLLVAVAIKLDSPGPVFYTQERAGRRGKSFRVLKFRSMVADAERLGPPLTGSADPRVTRVGGWLRRLKLDELPQFINVLTGDMSLVGPRPEIPSIVQQYTATQREILEVKPGITGPTQLAWIDESDKFPVGVDTIEHYTKQFIQEKLKSDLEYVRTRSIGRDLWYVMLTSVTIGRRIVAAVNPPSTLQQCARLTLDCLTIVAANLWAFMLRFDWALPEKEVWHLLYGLPVVCAVYLLSFLVLRTHKSIWRFAGIEDLRQIIKASTLGVGLHGFALILLGWHSYPRSVLVLTAPLIVLLTGGTRLLVRLRAERRETSVPSTHGRRNVVIVGAGETGEAIAREILGNPSLDYNLIGFVDDDPQKQDATIHSRPVLGAIDELPDLAKAHAIDEAVVAISTANGNVMRRVSGMCAQAGLPFKTLPSFTQLVRGEGKLRYLRKVHSDDLLTREPVSVDRETITAFLRGKRVVVTGAGGSIGSELCRQLIGYGVESLIMVERAENALHEISLEIKERCADVTVVAALADIKHIPRMSEIFERTRPQVIFHAAAYKHVPILEGHPAEAVMNNVVGTKRLIDLARRYAAETFVFISTDKAVNPGNLMGATKKICEMYITALSNTPCAGSVPHRHESFFSPSPPFGGEGSGEGDVLTKITDFCSNNSHATQFRIVRFGNVLGSAGSVVPLFERQVENGGSIHITDPGATRFFMTIPEAVGLVLESTTLEKRGDVFVLNMGGPIKITELAHNLVISLGLSPTEVVQEHVGLRPGEKMHEALWEDSEEVLALGHGRIFAIRQRPKLLFEIEALVDEMEHLAMSGNFARLLRKVQEVVPSYTPPEEAPLSALAEAAEQYRVVVVDDNKQMCELLKEFLAVNDMFIVTTAHTAREGFDRIMAEAPHLILLDVKLPDRSGLELCQQLRAHPVYSRIPIIMITGYGEEVDAIPALQSGADDYLRKPFKLEELRARIEAVLRRASTVHPALPAISMNTNSA; from the coding sequence ATGCTCAAGCGGGCAATCGATCTTGTTCTGTCCCTGGTAGCGCTGGCATTGCTGCTTCCCATCTTTCTCCTCGTTGCTGTTGCCATTAAGCTCGATTCGCCGGGTCCGGTCTTCTACACTCAGGAGCGGGCCGGGCGGCGCGGAAAGAGTTTCAGGGTTCTCAAATTCAGATCCATGGTCGCAGATGCAGAGCGACTGGGACCGCCCTTAACTGGAAGCGCCGATCCGCGTGTGACGCGGGTAGGTGGATGGCTGAGACGGCTTAAGCTCGACGAGTTGCCCCAGTTCATCAATGTCCTGACAGGCGACATGAGCCTGGTTGGGCCTCGCCCCGAGATTCCTTCGATCGTTCAACAGTATACGGCGACACAACGCGAAATCCTGGAGGTTAAACCGGGCATCACCGGTCCGACCCAACTGGCGTGGATCGATGAATCGGACAAATTTCCTGTTGGGGTGGACACCATTGAACACTATACCAAGCAGTTCATTCAGGAGAAGCTGAAGAGTGACCTGGAGTATGTTCGTACACGGTCAATCGGGCGTGACCTTTGGTACGTCATGCTTACGTCTGTGACAATAGGGCGGCGGATTGTCGCGGCAGTCAACCCGCCCTCTACCTTGCAACAATGCGCAAGGCTGACGCTGGATTGTCTTACCATTGTTGCTGCAAACCTGTGGGCCTTCATGCTCCGCTTTGACTGGGCACTGCCGGAGAAAGAGGTGTGGCACCTCCTCTACGGCCTTCCCGTCGTCTGCGCGGTCTACCTGCTATCGTTTCTGGTCCTGCGAACTCATAAGAGTATCTGGAGGTTCGCCGGCATAGAGGATCTGAGACAGATCATCAAGGCATCGACCCTGGGGGTAGGCCTACACGGCTTTGCGCTAATCCTGCTGGGATGGCACAGCTATCCGAGATCGGTTCTCGTCTTGACCGCACCTCTGATCGTTCTGCTGACGGGAGGTACGCGGCTGCTTGTGCGATTGCGTGCTGAGAGGCGAGAGACTTCCGTACCTTCGACACATGGCCGCCGCAACGTTGTCATTGTCGGGGCCGGGGAAACCGGTGAAGCGATTGCAAGAGAAATCCTCGGCAATCCGTCACTGGATTATAACCTTATTGGATTTGTCGATGATGATCCTCAGAAGCAGGATGCGACCATTCATAGCCGACCTGTCCTCGGCGCCATTGATGAGCTTCCTGACCTTGCGAAGGCGCATGCAATCGACGAAGCGGTTGTCGCGATTTCGACTGCAAACGGCAACGTGATGCGCCGCGTCAGCGGTATGTGCGCACAAGCCGGTCTGCCGTTCAAGACCCTTCCTTCGTTTACCCAACTTGTAAGGGGCGAAGGGAAACTGCGCTATCTGCGTAAGGTGCATAGTGATGACTTGCTTACGCGGGAACCGGTATCCGTCGATAGGGAGACGATTACCGCGTTTCTTCGCGGGAAGCGCGTTGTGGTCACGGGAGCAGGGGGATCTATCGGCTCAGAACTGTGCCGGCAACTGATCGGGTATGGCGTCGAGTCGCTCATCATGGTCGAACGTGCCGAGAACGCCTTGCACGAAATTTCACTGGAGATCAAGGAACGCTGTGCTGATGTTACGGTGGTGGCGGCCCTGGCTGATATTAAGCATATTCCGCGCATGTCTGAGATATTCGAACGGACCAGGCCGCAGGTCATATTCCACGCCGCGGCCTATAAGCACGTGCCGATCCTGGAGGGACATCCGGCAGAGGCGGTGATGAATAACGTCGTTGGGACGAAACGACTGATCGACCTGGCGAGGCGATATGCCGCAGAGACGTTCGTCTTTATCTCGACGGACAAGGCGGTCAATCCGGGCAATCTTATGGGGGCAACCAAAAAGATTTGCGAGATGTATATTACAGCGCTGAGCAATACCCCATGCGCCGGTAGCGTACCCCATAGACATGAAAGCTTTTTTTCCCCCTCGCCCCCATTTGGGGGAGAGGGTTCGGGTGAGGGGGACGTTCTCACTAAGATTACGGATTTTTGTTCGAATAACTCTCACGCGACGCAATTCCGAATCGTGAGGTTCGGTAACGTGCTCGGCAGCGCAGGAAGCGTTGTCCCGTTGTTTGAGCGGCAGGTAGAAAACGGGGGCTCCATCCACATCACCGATCCCGGCGCCACACGTTTCTTCATGACGATCCCTGAAGCGGTCGGCCTTGTCCTGGAAAGCACAACGTTAGAAAAAAGGGGTGATGTTTTTGTTTTGAATATGGGTGGTCCCATAAAAATCACCGAGCTTGCTCACAACTTGGTGATATCGCTTGGCCTGTCTCCAACCGAAGTTGTCCAGGAGCATGTAGGGTTACGGCCTGGAGAAAAGATGCATGAGGCGCTCTGGGAAGACAGTGAAGAGGTGCTGGCGCTGGGTCACGGGAGGATCTTTGCCATTCGACAGCGACCGAAACTGCTGTTCGAGATCGAAGCACTTGTCGATGAGATGGAACACCTCGCGATGTCCGGCAACTTTGCTCGCCTTCTTCGAAAGGTCCAGGAGGTTGTGCCGAGTTATACTCCACCTGAGGAGGCGCCACTCTCTGCGCTTGCTGAGGCCGCCGAACAATATCGTGTGGTGGTGGTTGACGATAATAAGCAGATGTGCGAGCTGTTAAAAGAGTTCTTGGCCGTGAACGACATGTTTATCGTGACGACAGCCCACACCGCCCGTGAGGGATTTGACCGGATCATGGCCGAGGCTCCTCATCTGATCCTTCTTGATGTGAAACTGCCGGATAGGAGCGGCCTCGAACTGTGTCAGCAGCTTCGCGCGCACCCCGTGTACAGCCGTATCCCAATCATCATGATCACAGGATACGGGGAAGAGGTCGACGCGATTCCTGCGCTACAGTCCGGCGCAGACGATTACCTCCGCAAGCCCTTCAAGTTGGAGGAACTGCGCGCAAGGATCGAAGCCGTGCTGAGGCGAGCGAGTACGGTTCATCCGGCCTTGCCTGCTATTTCAATGAATACCAATTCAGCGTAG
- a CDS encoding spore coat protein, with amino-acid sequence MNTEDGRYQRIPFHLPSIGEEEIAEVVETLRSGWLTTGPKVRRFEEMFAAYVGARHAIAVNSGTAALHLALEAVGIGPGDEVILPTYTFAATGEVVAYLGAHPVLTDCRPDTFNIDVTTIEPLITPKTKAIIPVHIAGQPCDMDPIMELAKARGLHVIEDAAHALPATYKGKMVGTISDLTAFSFYATKPITTGEGGMVTTERDDYASRIKRMSLHGLSGDAWNRYSDKGHWYYEILDFGFKYNLTDLAAALGIQQLRRSDDLYKRRREIARMYNEGFSGVEACVIPQEADYGTHAWHLYILQLNLATLAGGRNEVIRSLGEHGIGTSVHFIPLHLHPVYQKRCGYSWGAFPVSERIFERAISLPIYPGMTDADVGRVIESVRNTLHALRR; translated from the coding sequence ATGAACACTGAGGATGGGCGGTATCAGAGAATCCCGTTTCACCTCCCATCCATCGGTGAAGAAGAGATCGCCGAAGTCGTCGAGACGCTTCGGTCCGGTTGGCTTACGACCGGTCCGAAGGTCAGGAGATTTGAGGAGATGTTTGCGGCCTATGTCGGCGCTCGACATGCCATCGCCGTCAACTCCGGTACGGCCGCGCTCCATCTGGCACTTGAAGCGGTTGGTATCGGTCCTGGCGACGAGGTGATCCTGCCCACCTATACGTTTGCCGCTACCGGGGAGGTGGTCGCATACCTCGGAGCCCATCCGGTCCTGACCGATTGCCGTCCGGACACATTCAACATTGATGTGACGACCATCGAGCCGCTGATTACCCCGAAGACCAAGGCCATCATCCCTGTGCACATCGCAGGCCAGCCGTGTGACATGGACCCGATCATGGAGCTTGCCAAAGCACGTGGGCTTCACGTGATTGAGGACGCCGCTCACGCCCTGCCTGCCACCTATAAAGGAAAGATGGTCGGGACCATCAGTGATCTTACCGCGTTCAGTTTCTATGCCACCAAGCCGATAACCACTGGGGAAGGCGGAATGGTGACGACAGAGCGAGACGATTATGCGTCCAGAATCAAGCGGATGAGTCTCCATGGTCTGAGCGGTGATGCCTGGAACCGGTACTCGGATAAGGGGCACTGGTATTACGAGATCCTCGATTTCGGCTTTAAGTACAATCTGACCGATCTCGCTGCAGCGTTGGGAATCCAACAGCTCAGGAGATCTGATGATTTGTATAAGCGCCGCCGAGAGATCGCCAGAATGTACAATGAGGGCTTTTCAGGTGTGGAGGCGTGCGTGATCCCTCAGGAGGCCGACTACGGGACTCACGCCTGGCATCTCTACATCTTGCAGCTTAACCTTGCTACTTTGGCTGGCGGACGAAACGAGGTGATTCGTTCTCTGGGAGAGCACGGCATCGGGACCTCGGTCCACTTCATTCCCCTGCACCTACATCCCGTTTATCAGAAGAGATGTGGCTACTCTTGGGGAGCCTTTCCGGTCTCCGAGCGAATCTTCGAGCGCGCGATCTCACTCCCGATCTATCCGGGGATGACGGATGCCGACGTTGGGCGAGTGATCGAGTCTGTACGCAACACACTCCATGCCCTTCGGAGATAG